The Sphaerospermopsis torques-reginae ITEP-024 genome has a window encoding:
- a CDS encoding UbiA family prenyltransferase: protein MSPIAQGIPGLPDLTHPDELIKFGTQLLQGSLLFVFLIVALGVAIALISFSLRRNTSEQAVFFGEWSIRYSQLLKGLQHLALILILVVTGFFLTSTLSNRYHHWEQAKVAQVAESVAGDKLEQIAPQVRYIVEEPYSYTTQVNGKIVKVTDKQKVTRYLNLAGSNIQVKIDQSVNVQNRSAIYNTDYNADYKIVNSLSDVNSFFFEALPPYGYSLLSSYKVERDGTRLKQINPGDYGFPFQLEPGQETTIKVSYQAQGGPRWVYNATNQLLSQFRLTTIANFRNADFASGIVPQEIKNDGDSTQFTWIFDDNVSVRNPFGVFTATKPIGKTGIIPRLLLLAPGLFLWWILLLYLSLPMSLKNVTIAAGIFFACLLTLTYLGRVMNAEIAWLIISLILLGFIYGLGANRHAALAAIICTIAGAILPVFALLIPLSGLTLSLAGLLSVGWLAVHHWYGQLIIDN from the coding sequence ATGTCTCCTATTGCTCAAGGTATTCCCGGATTACCAGATTTAACACATCCTGATGAATTAATCAAGTTTGGTACGCAACTACTTCAAGGTTCACTATTGTTTGTGTTTTTAATTGTAGCTTTGGGAGTTGCGATCGCTCTCATCAGTTTTTCTCTGAGACGCAACACCAGCGAACAAGCTGTTTTCTTTGGGGAATGGTCCATTCGTTATTCCCAACTTCTCAAAGGACTACAACATTTAGCCCTAATTTTAATTTTAGTAGTTACGGGATTTTTCCTCACTTCTACTTTAAGCAACCGTTACCATCACTGGGAACAAGCAAAAGTAGCACAAGTAGCGGAAAGTGTCGCAGGTGATAAATTAGAACAAATTGCGCCCCAAGTGCGTTACATCGTCGAAGAACCTTATAGCTATACTACTCAAGTTAACGGCAAAATAGTCAAGGTGACAGATAAACAAAAAGTTACTCGCTATTTAAACTTAGCAGGTTCAAATATTCAAGTTAAAATTGACCAAAGTGTAAACGTACAAAATCGCAGTGCCATTTATAATACAGATTACAATGCTGATTATAAAATTGTCAATTCACTAAGTGATGTTAATAGTTTTTTCTTTGAAGCACTACCACCCTACGGTTATTCCTTACTTTCTAGTTATAAAGTAGAAAGAGATGGAACAAGATTAAAACAAATAAACCCTGGAGATTATGGTTTTCCTTTTCAGTTAGAACCAGGACAAGAAACCACAATTAAAGTTAGCTATCAAGCACAAGGTGGACCACGTTGGGTTTATAATGCCACTAATCAATTACTTTCTCAATTTCGCCTCACAACAATTGCTAATTTTAGAAATGCCGACTTTGCTAGTGGTATAGTTCCTCAAGAAATTAAAAATGATGGTGACAGTACCCAATTTACTTGGATATTTGATGATAATGTTTCTGTAAGAAATCCCTTTGGTGTATTTACTGCCACCAAACCAATAGGAAAAACTGGGATTATACCCCGGTTATTACTGTTAGCACCAGGATTATTTTTGTGGTGGATATTGCTTTTATATTTGTCCTTACCCATGAGTTTAAAAAATGTGACGATCGCTGCGGGTATTTTCTTTGCTTGCTTATTAACTTTAACCTATCTGGGGCGAGTAATGAATGCAGAAATAGCTTGGTTGATCATATCCTTGATTTTACTCGGTTTCATCTATGGTTTAGGTGCAAATCGTCACGCTGCTTTAGCCGCCATTATTTGTACTATTGCTGGAGCAATTTTACCTGTATTTGCATTATTAATTCCCTTGAGTGGTTTAACTTTGAGTTTGGCAGGTTTGTTATCAGTCGGGTGGTTAGCAGTACATCATTGGTATGGACAATTGATAATTGATAATTGA
- the uvsE gene encoding UV DNA damage repair endonuclease UvsE — protein sequence MKLQQKEITLKEINPQQQTQTEPHLGLVCITIDKQVRFRTITRTRYLKLSPQQREDTLKELYQNNLRCLDGALTFCQKQNIRLYRMTSALFPMSDMEDKIGAKILEEMREDLGKIGQRAENLNIRMVLHPDQFVVLSSDSDEVIENSIKILTNHAYTLDLLGLPQSPWALMNIHGGKSQRSEKLVKVISELPPGIKNRLTLENDEYAYNAQEILEVCQQAGIPMVFDAHHHICYEKLDSYDHPSVESVVLAARETWKNPDWQLVHISNGETGFNDRKHSDLITAMPQAYHQVPWIEVEAKHKEKAIAHLRDWWLIHKN from the coding sequence ATGAAATTACAACAAAAAGAGATAACATTAAAAGAAATAAATCCACAACAGCAAACACAAACTGAGCCACATTTAGGTTTAGTTTGCATTACTATTGATAAACAAGTGCGGTTTCGGACTATTACCCGGACACGTTATTTAAAACTTTCTCCTCAACAAAGAGAAGATACCCTAAAAGAACTTTATCAAAATAATTTGCGCTGCTTGGATGGGGCGTTAACTTTCTGTCAAAAGCAAAATATTCGGCTTTATCGCATGACTTCGGCTTTATTTCCCATGAGTGATATGGAAGATAAAATTGGCGCGAAGATATTAGAGGAAATGAGAGAGGATTTAGGTAAGATTGGACAAAGGGCAGAAAATTTAAACATCAGAATGGTGTTACATCCTGATCAATTTGTAGTCTTGAGTTCTGATTCTGATGAAGTCATAGAAAATAGTATCAAAATTTTAACAAACCACGCCTACACTTTAGATTTACTTGGTTTACCTCAGTCACCTTGGGCGTTAATGAATATTCATGGTGGTAAATCTCAACGTTCAGAAAAGTTGGTAAAAGTAATTTCTGAACTACCACCAGGTATCAAAAACCGCTTAACTTTAGAAAATGATGAATATGCTTATAATGCTCAGGAAATTTTAGAGGTATGTCAACAAGCTGGTATACCGATGGTTTTTGATGCACATCATCACATTTGCTATGAAAAGTTAGATTCTTATGATCATCCTAGTGTAGAGTCTGTGGTTTTGGCAGCGCGAGAAACTTGGAAAAATCCAGATTGGCAGTTAGTACATATTTCTAATGGGGAAACAGGTTTTAATGATAGAAAACACAGTGATTTAATTACAGCCATGCCTCAAGCTTACCACCAAGTACCCTGGATAGAAGTAGAAGCCAAACACAAAGAAAAAGCGATCGCTCATTTGCGGGATTGGTGGTTAATTCATAAGAATTAA
- a CDS encoding Hsp70 family protein has translation MAIAIDFGTSNTVITRWNPVTQQPETLTLPGLSLQQSLNPPLIPSLVYVEAASESKVLVGQQVRDRGLDLKGDNRFFRSFKRGIGADIQGFLPEIDGEIVTFEKIGKWFLTKVIEELTLIEGGLDSLVLTVPVDSFEAYRHWLGKVFQALPVEQVRMLDEPTAAALGYGLTAQENLLVIDFGGGTLDLSLVRLDQQAQTNSKPVGFLLKWGNKSLAEDSKQKVKTARVLAKAGQNLGGTDIDNWIVDYFVKTQGLPVNSVITRLAERVKIQLSTQNKASEVYFNDETFESYELDLDRQTLENILKDNGFFDKLHDTMMTLLQQARRQGIELDDIHAVLLVGGTVQLPVVNTWVQQYFEPEKIRYQKPFEAIAQGALQITQGLEIKDFLYHSYGVRYWDRRNQRHSWQPIIKAGQAYPMSQPVELVLGASRENQPSIELILGELGAETGGIEVYFDGDRLVTRKLESVTTTVKPLNDTEEARKIARLTPPGFPGSDRIKVMFQVDEQRFLRITVEDILTNNTLVENQLVAQLS, from the coding sequence ATGGCGATCGCAATTGATTTTGGTACTAGCAATACAGTTATTACTCGCTGGAATCCTGTAACCCAGCAACCGGAAACTTTGACTTTACCGGGTTTATCCCTGCAACAAAGTCTCAATCCCCCACTGATTCCCAGTTTAGTATATGTAGAAGCAGCGAGTGAAAGTAAAGTTTTAGTAGGCCAGCAAGTGCGCGATCGCGGTTTGGATCTCAAAGGTGATAACCGATTTTTCCGTAGTTTTAAACGGGGTATTGGCGCAGATATTCAGGGTTTTTTACCAGAAATAGATGGAGAAATCGTCACCTTTGAAAAAATAGGTAAATGGTTTTTAACTAAGGTAATCGAAGAATTAACACTAATAGAAGGTGGTTTAGATTCTTTGGTTTTAACAGTACCTGTAGACAGTTTTGAAGCTTATCGTCACTGGTTAGGCAAAGTTTTTCAAGCACTTCCAGTAGAACAAGTTAGGATGTTAGATGAACCTACTGCCGCAGCTTTAGGTTATGGTTTAACAGCACAAGAAAATTTGTTAGTAATTGATTTTGGTGGTGGAACATTAGATTTATCCTTGGTACGTTTAGATCAACAGGCACAAACTAATAGTAAACCAGTAGGATTTTTATTAAAGTGGGGTAATAAATCCCTAGCGGAAGATTCCAAACAAAAGGTAAAAACAGCCCGTGTATTAGCAAAAGCGGGGCAAAATTTAGGTGGTACAGATATTGATAATTGGATAGTTGATTATTTTGTCAAAACTCAAGGATTACCTGTAAATTCTGTAATTACTCGGTTAGCAGAACGAGTAAAAATTCAATTATCTACCCAAAATAAAGCCAGTGAAGTTTATTTTAATGATGAAACTTTTGAAAGTTATGAATTGGATCTTGACCGTCAAACTTTAGAAAATATCCTCAAAGATAATGGATTTTTTGATAAGTTACATGATACCATGATGACCTTGTTACAACAAGCCCGTCGTCAAGGTATAGAACTAGATGATATTCATGCAGTTTTGTTAGTGGGTGGAACTGTACAATTACCTGTAGTAAACACATGGGTACAACAATATTTTGAACCAGAAAAAATCCGTTATCAAAAACCTTTTGAAGCGATCGCTCAAGGTGCATTACAAATTACCCAAGGGTTAGAAATTAAAGATTTTCTGTATCATAGCTATGGAGTGCGGTACTGGGATAGACGTAACCAGCGTCATAGTTGGCAACCAATAATTAAAGCAGGCCAAGCTTACCCCATGAGTCAACCAGTAGAATTAGTTTTAGGTGCTTCTAGGGAAAATCAGCCGAGTATTGAGTTAATTTTAGGAGAATTAGGAGCAGAAACCGGAGGTATAGAAGTTTATTTTGATGGCGATCGCTTAGTAACTCGCAAACTTGAGTCTGTGACAACTACAGTTAAACCGCTGAATGATACAGAAGAAGCCAGAAAAATTGCTCGACTGACACCCCCTGGTTTTCCAGGGAGCGATCGCATTAAAGTCATGTTTCAAGTTGATGAACAACGTTTTTTAAGAATTACCGTTGAGGACATATTAACAAATAATACCTTAGTAGAAAATCAACTTGTGGCACAATTGAGTTAA